One window of the Salvia splendens isolate huo1 chromosome 1, SspV2, whole genome shotgun sequence genome contains the following:
- the LOC121802604 gene encoding transcription factor bHLH25-like has translation MENGEFFEEIFDLKPIFPEIYSNGRSIKPQISYNNNPPSNSTAAVPKLISFESSTSPKLDQNTANLDTNSDYSLTSEIINFSSSAKDDNSSSSNEYCPHSAKRGSSAAPRTPSQAMDHVVAERKRRENLSQLFISLSKVIPGLKKLDKASLLEDGINYVKAMQERVRVLEEEEKRRERGSSIDAAAVKEDSLSSSSSSSAYGLKSDGPEIQARISNKHVLIKIFCKNKMGLMSRIPSEMMEMHLNVVDMRIMPFGGGALDITILAEMQTEFKGTTKDIVEQLHTIFLI, from the exons ATGGAAAATGGAGAATTTTTTGAAGAGATCTTTGATCTGAAGCCAATTTTCCCAGAGATCTACTCAAATGGAAGAAGCATCAAACCCCAAATTTCCTACAACAACAACCCTCCATCAAATTCCACTGCTGCAGTCCCCAAATTAATCTCTTTTGAGAGCTCAACTTCACCAAAATTGGATCAAAACACCGCAAATCTCGACACCAACAGCGACTACTCTCTAACCTCAGAGATCATAAATTTCTCTTCTTCTGCAAAGGATGATAATTCCAGCAGCAGCAACGAGTACTGTCCTCACTCAGCAAAGAGGGGCTCTTCTGCAGCCCCAAGAACTCCCTCACAAGCCATGGATCACGTTGTTGCCGAGAGGAAGAGGAGAGAGAATCTAAGCCAGCTCTTCATCAGCCTCTCTAAAGTCATACCGGGCCTCAAAAAG TTGGACAAGGCTTCACTACTTGAAGATGGGATCAACTATGTGAAAGCTATGCAAGAACGAGTGCGTGTTttggaggaagaagagaagagaagagaaaggGGAAGTTCCATAGATGCAGCTGCAGTGAAAGAGGATTCATtgtcgtcgtcatcatcatcatcagcttACGGCCTTAAATCGGACGGTCCAGAAATTCAAGCAAGAATTTCGAACAAGCATGTCTTGATCAAGATTTTCTGCAAGAATAAGATGGGGTTAATGTCAAGAATCCCAAGTGAAATGATGGAGATGCATCTCAATGTTGTGGACATGAGAATCATGCCTTTTGGAGGGGGTGCTCTTGATATCACTATTCTTGCTGAG ATGCAGACAGAATTCAAGGGCACAACGAAAGACATTGTCGAACAATTGCATACCATATTTCTGATCTGA
- the LOC121806568 gene encoding protein phosphatase methylesterase 1-like produces the protein MENSSSNLSSLPEEDSQTGGTAAQSSSKSPSAFSSKPDRPPIQTSSQKYAPLEWSDYFDQEDDVRIPDSENVFHFYKAGNEGPVVLCLHGGGYSGLSFALSAKLIKEKARVVALDLRGHGKSYTENDLDLSIETLCNDVVAVVKTMYGDSPPAIVMVGHSMGGALAVHIAAKKVLPSLAALVVVDVVEGTAMASLIHMQQILSNRMQHFSSIEKAIEWNIKGGSLRNVDSARVSIPSTLIYDDSRKCYTHRARLVETEQYWRGWYEGLSEKFLASPVPKLLLLAGTDRLDKTLTIGQMQGKFQMMVVRHTGHAIQEDVPDEFANLILNFISHNRIGPHGVVIPGLRRPSQ, from the exons ATGGAGAACTCCTCGTCAAATCTAAGCTCGCTTCCTGAAGAGGATTCGCAAACTGGTGGAACTGCCGCTCAGAGTTCTAGCAAATCTCCATCGGCTTTCTCTTCCAAGCCTGATCGTCCTCCAATTCA GACTTcatcacaaaaatatgcaccATTAGAATGGTCAGACTACTTTGACCAAGAAGATGATGTTCGCATCCCAGACTCTGAAAAT GTATTTCACTTCTATAAGGCAGGGAATGAGGGTCCAGTTGTTTTATGTCTCCATGGTGGGGGTTATTCAGG GCTCTCATTTGCTCTGTCAGCAAAACTAATTAAAGAGAAAGCTAGAGTAGTAGCATTGGATTTGAGGGGACATGGGAAGTCATACACTGAGAATGATTTAGATCTATCTATTGAG ACTCTTTGCAATGATGTAGTGGCTGTTGTGAAGACAATGTATGGGGATTCTCCTCCAGCAATTGTGATGGTTGGCCACAG TATGGGAGGTGCACTTGCTGTTCATATTGCTGCAAAGAAAGTGCTTCCTAGCCTGGCTGCGCTGGTTGTTGTGGATGTTGTTGAG GGTACAGCAATGGCTTCGTTAATACATATGCAGCAGATCTTATCAAATCGAATGCAACATTTCTCCAGCATTGAGAAAGCG ATTGAATGGAATATCAAAGGAGGCTCTTTGAGAAACGTCGATTCTGCTCGTGTCTCTATCCCCAGTACACTAATCTATGATGATTCAAGAAAATG CTATACCCACCGAGCTAGGCTGGTAGAAACTGAACAATATTGGAGAGGATG GTATGAAGGTCTTTCAGAAAAGTTTTTGGCTAGTCCTGTACCAAAACTCTTACTTCTGGCAGGAACTGATAGGCTTGACAA AACTCTCACAATAGGCCAAATGCAAGGAAAATTTCAAATGATGGTGGTTAGGCACACCGGCCATGCCATACAG GAGGATGTGCCGGATGAATTCGCCAATCTGATCCTCAATTTTATATCGCATAATCGGATTGGCCCTCATGGAGTTGTG ATCCCAGGACTTCGCCGTCCGTCACAATAG
- the LOC121806577 gene encoding cytochrome c-like, translating to MATFEEAPPGNKAAGEKIFKTKCAQCHTVDKGAGHKQGPNLNGLFGRQSGTTPGYSYSAGNKNKAVVWEEKTLYDYLLNPKKYIPGTKMVFPGLKKPQDRADLIAYLKESTA from the exons ATGGCGACGTTTGAGGAAGCGCCGCCTGGAAACAAGGCCGCCGGAGAGAAGATTTTCAAGACCAAGTGTGCTCAGTGCCACACAGTCGACAAAGGAGCTGGCCACAAACAAG GACCTAACCTTAATGGTCTCTTCGGGCGGCAGTCTGGAACTACCCCGGGTTACTCATACTCTGCTGGTAACAAGAACAAGGCTGTGGTGTGGGAAGAGAAGACCCTGTATGATTACTTGTTGAATCCCAAGAAG TACATCCCTGGAACAAAGATGGTTTTCCCAGGATTGAAGAAGCCTCAGGACCGTGCTGATCTCATTGCATACCTGAAGGAGTCCACAGCTTAA
- the LOC121806584 gene encoding pentatricopeptide repeat-containing protein At1g74900, mitochondrial-like isoform X2, which yields MRFSNKFHPNQNFFRYCLNCSSLSPKTLTPKYPFSVYVNTIIFLRHSSIGLYAFIPSEPRSLQKTPVLSTSSSGSSSSLHFGLRSVQIKLSSHVKNQVLGDSFRGLPSKFIIESLVLSTHRCHSVCNAFGWLSCGEMVRYYSVSSSNSSLASGSVVKSEKNYRLGFVLEVVGMIRSNGEDLERRLNMTRPRLNAYSITEIFEFLNSEKVHGLRFFEWICSNHPKLQKDTCVCSLIIDNLGRLEDYGTMQEWFRKFACEKICLTYEAFGFLPVLASADASLKESTKIVLDLLNEVGGSFQSSGVCALIEMLCKFHLFDMAKHVICISEGKQSCSLLFIREMCRSGLIEEAHGIIRGIRQARCAHTTTLYNYLLGSLWKNSRITEVFQLVDEMKKSDIPFDAITFEILINSVCSLGNMDAVHRILDQMVAQGVQPRLSTHACIIKTLFAAERYEAAYKHVVYASAIDKTSSNMIYSLTAKLYLEKGHIMSARNTLVDMMEKGLRPNFSIYMKVVKQLRRTGRGNLARDLESKHFKCNFNLLLAKGTMLPKGR from the exons ATGAGATTCTCTAACAAATTTCACCCTAATCAGAATTTCTTCAGGTACTGCTTAAACTGCTCATCACTCTCTCCAAAAACCCTAACCCCCAAATATCCGTTTTCAGTATAtgtaaatacaataatttttttgcGCCATTCTTCAATTGGGTTGTATGCATTTATCCCTTCTGAACCACGCTCACTTCAAAAAACGCCAGTTTTAAGCACTTCCTCTTCTGGGTCTTCCTCAAGTCTTCATTTTGGATTGCGTTCGGTTCAAATTAAGCTGTCTTCACATGTCAAGAATCAAGTTTTGGGCGATTCATTTCGTGGGCTTccttcaaaatttataattgaaTCATTGGTTTTATCAACACATAGGTGCCACAGTGTGTGTAATGCATTTGGTTGGCTTAGTTGTGGGGAAATGGTTAGATACTACTCTGTATCATCATCAAATAGCTCGTTGGCTTCTGGTTCTGTTGTGAAGAGTGAGAAAAATTATAGGCTGGGGTTTGTTTTGGAAGTTGTTGGTATGATTAGGAGCAATGGAGAGGATTTGGAGCGCAGGTTAAATATGACGCGCCCTAGATTGAATGCATACTCTATCACTGAGATTTTTGAATTCTTGAACTCTGAGAAGGTACATGGATTGAGGTTCTTTGAGTGGATTTGTAGTAATCATCCTAAGCTGCAGAAGGATACTTGTGTTTGTAGTTTGATCATCGATAACCTCGGAAGGTTGGAGGACTATGGAACAATGCAAGAGTGGTTTAGGAAGTTTGCTTGTGAAAAGATTTGTCTGACTTATGAGGCTTTTGGGTTTTTACCGGTGTTGGCATCCGCAGACGCTTCATTGAAGGAATCCACTAAAATTGTGTTGGATTTGTTGAATGAAGTTGGGGGATCATTTCAGAGTTCTGGTGTCTGTGCCTTGATTGAGATGCTGTGTAAGTTTCACTTGTTTGACATGGCTAAGCATGTCATCTGCATTTCCGAGGGCAAGCAGTCGTGTTCTCTCCTTTTCATCCGTGAGATGTGCAGGAGTGGTCTTATAGAAGAAGCACATGGTATAATCAGAGGGATTAGACAGGCTCGTTGCGCTCATACTACCACTTTGTATAACTATCTTCTTGGAAGCCTATGGAAGAATTCCAGGATTACTGAAGTCTTTCAACTGGTTGATGAGATGAAAAAAAGCGATATCCCTTTTGATGCTATAACGTTTGAGATTCTTATCAATTCTGTTTGTAGTTTAGGCAATATGGATGCTGTTCACCGGATTCTTGATCAAATGGTGGCTCAAGGAGTTCAGCCTCGACTGTCTACTCATGCTTGCATCATTAAGACTTTGTTTGCTGCAGAAAGATATGAGGCAGCATACAAGCATGTTGTTTATGCAAGTGCTATTGATAAGACCTCTAGCAATATGATATACAGCTTAACGGCCAAACTTTATTTGGAAAAAGGTCATATCATGAGTGCTCGGAACACTCTTGTGGACATGATGGAAAAAGGTCTAAGGCCGAATTTCAGCATTTACATGAAAGTTGTGAAGCAACTTAGAAGAACTGGGAGGGGAAATCTAGCAAGAGACTTGGAAAGCAAGCACTTCAA GTGCAATTTCAATCTTTTACTAGCAAAAGGAACGATGCTGCCTAAAGGTCGATAG
- the LOC121806584 gene encoding pentatricopeptide repeat-containing protein At4g11690-like isoform X1 yields MRFSNKFHPNQNFFRYCLNCSSLSPKTLTPKYPFSVYVNTIIFLRHSSIGLYAFIPSEPRSLQKTPVLSTSSSGSSSSLHFGLRSVQIKLSSHVKNQVLGDSFRGLPSKFIIESLVLSTHRCHSVCNAFGWLSCGEMVRYYSVSSSNSSLASGSVVKSEKNYRLGFVLEVVGMIRSNGEDLERRLNMTRPRLNAYSITEIFEFLNSEKVHGLRFFEWICSNHPKLQKDTCVCSLIIDNLGRLEDYGTMQEWFRKFACEKICLTYEAFGFLPVLASADASLKESTKIVLDLLNEVGGSFQSSGVCALIEMLCKFHLFDMAKHVICISEGKQSCSLLFIREMCRSGLIEEAHGIIRGIRQARCAHTTTLYNYLLGSLWKNSRITEVFQLVDEMKKSDIPFDAITFEILINSVCSLGNMDAVHRILDQMVAQGVQPRLSTHACIIKTLFAAERYEAAYKHVVYASAIDKTSSNMIYSLTAKLYLEKGHIMSARNTLVDMMEKGLRPNFSIYMKVVKQLRRTGRGNLARDLESKHFKFVFNPHVAYSCNFNLLLAKGTMLPKGR; encoded by the exons ATGAGATTCTCTAACAAATTTCACCCTAATCAGAATTTCTTCAGGTACTGCTTAAACTGCTCATCACTCTCTCCAAAAACCCTAACCCCCAAATATCCGTTTTCAGTATAtgtaaatacaataatttttttgcGCCATTCTTCAATTGGGTTGTATGCATTTATCCCTTCTGAACCACGCTCACTTCAAAAAACGCCAGTTTTAAGCACTTCCTCTTCTGGGTCTTCCTCAAGTCTTCATTTTGGATTGCGTTCGGTTCAAATTAAGCTGTCTTCACATGTCAAGAATCAAGTTTTGGGCGATTCATTTCGTGGGCTTccttcaaaatttataattgaaTCATTGGTTTTATCAACACATAGGTGCCACAGTGTGTGTAATGCATTTGGTTGGCTTAGTTGTGGGGAAATGGTTAGATACTACTCTGTATCATCATCAAATAGCTCGTTGGCTTCTGGTTCTGTTGTGAAGAGTGAGAAAAATTATAGGCTGGGGTTTGTTTTGGAAGTTGTTGGTATGATTAGGAGCAATGGAGAGGATTTGGAGCGCAGGTTAAATATGACGCGCCCTAGATTGAATGCATACTCTATCACTGAGATTTTTGAATTCTTGAACTCTGAGAAGGTACATGGATTGAGGTTCTTTGAGTGGATTTGTAGTAATCATCCTAAGCTGCAGAAGGATACTTGTGTTTGTAGTTTGATCATCGATAACCTCGGAAGGTTGGAGGACTATGGAACAATGCAAGAGTGGTTTAGGAAGTTTGCTTGTGAAAAGATTTGTCTGACTTATGAGGCTTTTGGGTTTTTACCGGTGTTGGCATCCGCAGACGCTTCATTGAAGGAATCCACTAAAATTGTGTTGGATTTGTTGAATGAAGTTGGGGGATCATTTCAGAGTTCTGGTGTCTGTGCCTTGATTGAGATGCTGTGTAAGTTTCACTTGTTTGACATGGCTAAGCATGTCATCTGCATTTCCGAGGGCAAGCAGTCGTGTTCTCTCCTTTTCATCCGTGAGATGTGCAGGAGTGGTCTTATAGAAGAAGCACATGGTATAATCAGAGGGATTAGACAGGCTCGTTGCGCTCATACTACCACTTTGTATAACTATCTTCTTGGAAGCCTATGGAAGAATTCCAGGATTACTGAAGTCTTTCAACTGGTTGATGAGATGAAAAAAAGCGATATCCCTTTTGATGCTATAACGTTTGAGATTCTTATCAATTCTGTTTGTAGTTTAGGCAATATGGATGCTGTTCACCGGATTCTTGATCAAATGGTGGCTCAAGGAGTTCAGCCTCGACTGTCTACTCATGCTTGCATCATTAAGACTTTGTTTGCTGCAGAAAGATATGAGGCAGCATACAAGCATGTTGTTTATGCAAGTGCTATTGATAAGACCTCTAGCAATATGATATACAGCTTAACGGCCAAACTTTATTTGGAAAAAGGTCATATCATGAGTGCTCGGAACACTCTTGTGGACATGATGGAAAAAGGTCTAAGGCCGAATTTCAGCATTTACATGAAAGTTGTGAAGCAACTTAGAAGAACTGGGAGGGGAAATCTAGCAAGAGACTTGGAAAGCAAGCACTTCAAGTTTGTATTCAATCCTCACGTAGCATATTC GTGCAATTTCAATCTTTTACTAGCAAAAGGAACGATGCTGCCTAAAGGTCGATAG
- the LOC121806611 gene encoding ethylene-responsive transcription factor ERF021-like — protein sequence MIKQDKNEGDGARYVGVRRRKWGRWVSEIREPGKKTRIWLGSFDTPEMAAAAYDVSARYLRGADARINFPELVESLPKPASADADDIRQAAQLAAMRLGGVEQLGDADGGSSGGAVPARVKLSPSDIQAINEAPLDSPKMWMELVGPSGVGESVSYEEFEMEEWDETETYSIWD from the coding sequence ATGATCAAGCAGGACAAGAACGAGGGGGACGGGGCGAGGTACGTAGGCGTGAGGAGGCGGAAATGGGGGAGGTGGGTGTCGGAGATTCGCGAGCCGGGGAAAAAGACTCGTATTTGGTTGGGGAGTTTCGACACGCCTGAGATGGCGGCCGCGGCCTACGACGTCTCCGCGCGGTACCTGAGAGGGGCGGATGCGCGCATCAACTTCCCGGAGCTGGTGGAGAGCCTCCCGAAGCCTGCCAGTGCTGATGCGGACGACATTCGCCAAGCGGCTCAGCTGGCCGCCATGCGGCTGGGGGGCGTCGAGCAGTTGGGGGATGCAGATGGTGGTTCTAGCGGGGGTGCTGTCCCGGCTAGGGTGAAGCTGTCGCCTAGCGACATTCAAGCCATCAATGAGGCGCCACTCGACTCGCCTAAAATGTGGATGGAGCTAGTGGGCCCGTCGGGGGTCGGAGAATCTGTCAGTTATGAGGAGTTTGAGATGGAGGAATGGGATGAAACAGAAACTTATTCCATTTGGGACTGA